From a single Candidatus Bathyarchaeota archaeon genomic region:
- the coaBC gene encoding bifunctional phosphopantothenoylcysteine decarboxylase/phosphopantothenate--cysteine ligase CoaBC, translating to MAFGVHTSKEIIGTRGRELEGRRIVLCITGSVAAVRSPEIARELMRRGAEVYTVMTPMATKILHPYMMEWATGNPVVTELTGKIEHVTYAGEHPHRADLILVAPCTANTIGKAASAIDDTPVTTVLTTAIGSGIPIIMAPAMHGSMYNHPVVRENIEKLRSIGVEILMPRVEEGKAKIPETDEIVEAVVRRLRLGKELEGRRILVTAGPTREYIDAFRFISNPSSGKMGVAIAEEALRRGAEVTFIYGPGTAQPPFGVRLIRVETTNEMLEATVKALKDFKHDAAILTAAVSDFGPKAREMIKTPSNRESWTIELKPLPKIVDHVRKADPKIFLVGFKAEFNVSDEVLVERAYERLKAAGMDLIVANDVSREGVGFGKETNEVFIIDREKNVVHIPLTGKDEIAKTLVSMLVERLEKKSF from the coding sequence ATGGCTTTCGGCGTGCACACCTCGAAGGAGATCATAGGAACCAGAGGAAGAGAACTCGAAGGGAGAAGGATCGTTCTATGTATAACGGGAAGCGTAGCAGCGGTGAGGAGCCCAGAGATCGCCCGTGAACTCATGCGTCGTGGAGCCGAGGTCTACACGGTCATGACACCAATGGCCACTAAGATCCTGCACCCCTACATGATGGAGTGGGCCACGGGCAACCCAGTGGTCACAGAGCTAACGGGCAAGATCGAGCATGTGACATATGCCGGGGAGCACCCCCATAGAGCCGACCTCATCCTCGTAGCTCCCTGCACTGCCAACACAATTGGGAAGGCTGCTTCAGCGATAGATGACACGCCGGTGACCACGGTTCTGACCACGGCAATAGGATCGGGCATCCCGATAATAATGGCCCCAGCGATGCATGGATCGATGTATAACCACCCAGTGGTCAGGGAAAACATTGAGAAGCTTAGGTCTATAGGGGTTGAGATCCTTATGCCCAGGGTGGAGGAGGGTAAGGCGAAGATACCCGAGACGGATGAGATCGTTGAGGCTGTGGTGAGGAGGCTTAGGCTCGGGAAGGAGCTAGAGGGTAGGAGGATCCTAGTAACTGCGGGCCCGACGAGGGAGTATATAGACGCCTTCAGGTTCATATCAAACCCAAGTTCTGGGAAGATGGGAGTGGCGATAGCCGAGGAGGCATTGCGTCGAGGGGCGGAGGTCACCTTCATATACGGGCCCGGAACAGCTCAACCCCCCTTTGGGGTCCGGCTTATAAGGGTCGAGACCACCAATGAGATGTTAGAGGCCACCGTAAAGGCCCTTAAGGATTTTAAGCATGACGCAGCCATCCTGACGGCGGCTGTCTCCGACTTCGGCCCAAAGGCGAGGGAGATGATAAAAACACCCTCTAACAGGGAAAGTTGGACTATCGAGCTGAAACCCCTTCCGAAGATAGTCGACCACGTTAGGAAGGCTGATCCTAAAATCTTCCTCGTGGGCTTCAAGGCGGAGTTCAACGTGTCGGATGAGGTGCTCGTTGAAAGGGCTTACGAAAGGCTGAAGGCCGCGGGTATGGACCTCATAGTGGCGAACGACGTCTCAAGGGAAGGGGTGGGCTTCGGCAAAGAGACGAATGAGGTCTTCATAATAGACAGGGAGAAGAATGTTGTCCATATCCCCCTCACTGGGAAAGATGAGATTGCTAAAACCTTGGTATCAATGCTCGTCGAGAGGCTGGAGAAGAAAAGCTTCTAA
- a CDS encoding 5,10-methylenetetrahydromethanopterin reductase — translation MRFGIEFVPLEPYWRTVYYSIQAERLGYDNIWITDHFNNRNVYVLLSTLANYTERITLGPGVTNPYLIHPVITAQSIASLSEIAPGRIALGIGAGDKTTLEMVGVEQKSPLTAVREAVELIRRQLARGKEGYSGSIFKTSPSARFNFRVQGGIPIYIGAQGPRMLQLAGSVGDGVLINACHPEDVASAIKSIREGAEMSGRKLEELDIAAYTSFSIADDEGKAYKAAIPVVAYIVAGSPPPILSRHGIAHEAAERIRSKLAERKWEEAFREVTHEMIESFSIAGTPERCIGKIQELLEKGITQFVVGSPLGPNMKEAINLFGRRIIPHFRE, via the coding sequence ATGAGGTTCGGAATAGAGTTTGTCCCACTAGAACCTTACTGGAGGACCGTATACTACTCTATCCAAGCGGAAAGGCTAGGATACGATAATATCTGGATCACAGACCACTTCAATAACAGGAATGTCTACGTGCTTTTGAGCACATTGGCCAACTACACTGAAAGAATAACGCTGGGCCCAGGGGTAACAAACCCATACCTCATACACCCCGTTATAACAGCCCAGAGCATAGCATCCCTAAGCGAGATAGCCCCAGGAAGGATCGCCTTAGGAATAGGTGCGGGTGACAAGACGACATTGGAGATGGTGGGAGTGGAGCAGAAGTCGCCCCTAACCGCGGTTAGGGAGGCCGTTGAGCTCATCAGAAGGCAACTTGCAAGGGGGAAGGAAGGCTATAGCGGAAGCATCTTCAAAACCTCCCCTAGCGCCAGGTTTAACTTTAGGGTTCAAGGAGGCATACCTATCTACATAGGGGCCCAGGGGCCAAGGATGTTACAATTAGCGGGCTCAGTAGGAGACGGGGTCCTTATAAATGCATGCCACCCTGAGGACGTCGCCTCGGCCATCAAGAGCATAAGGGAGGGGGCTGAGATGTCCGGGAGGAAGCTTGAGGAGCTAGACATCGCCGCCTATACATCCTTCTCCATAGCTGATGACGAGGGAAAGGCATACAAAGCTGCAATACCAGTAGTAGCCTACATAGTTGCAGGGAGCCCCCCTCCAATTCTCTCAAGGCATGGCATAGCCCACGAGGCAGCTGAGAGAATAAGGTCAAAACTAGCAGAGAGGAAGTGGGAAGAAGCCTTCAGGGAGGTTACCCATGAGATGATAGAATCCTTCTCCATCGCGGGGACACCCGAAAGATGTATAGGGAAGATCCAAGAACTCTTGGAGAAAGGAATCACCCAGTTCGTTGTCGGGTCTCCACTCGGCCCCAACATGAAGGAGGCCATCAATCTCTTCGGAAGAAGGATAATCCCTCACTTTAGGGAATAA